CATTTGCTGAATTGAATCACTTACCAATTGACAAACAAGTTGGAGGACAAGCTCATGGCGATCAGTAAGGAAGAACGTGCGCAACTTAAATTATTACCAATTCGTGGCTATTGCGATTGGAAAGGTATTCCTTACACAACGGAGACTCCCACTGAGTTACGCATGGTTGATCACGATAGTTTGGTGGTTAGAACAAAATTAAACCGTTTTGTCTGGAACTCGACTGGTGTTAAAGGGGATTTAGTTGATTTCATTCACTACTACGAATTAGGCAAATCAGATGGTGACAGTAAAGGTGCCGCTATTAAAAATCAACTGGCCTACGCGCGCTTTGTCAAAGGTGAAAATATTGATGTCTCTAAACTGTACGAAGACAACACACCGCGTTACAAGTTTGATTATGACAAGGTCTTCAAAACTCAAGAAACAAACGTATCCAAAGATTATTTAGTTAATCAACGCAAGCTCAATCCACAGTTCGTTGACAATTTATTGAAAAGTGGCGCAGTGGTACAAGGTAGCCGTTACCGTGAAGGTGATAAGTTGCATCAAAACCCCGTCATCTTTCCCTGGAAGGATGTGAATGGCAAAATTGTGGGCGCTGATCGTCAAGGGACTGAACAAGACTTTGAACATTACAAAAAGCGTGGCACATCCAAAAAAATCTTTGCTGGCAGTGATACCTCAACGGGTTATAACCTCTCATTTGGTTCAGGTAACAAAACATTGATTTTATTTGAAAGCCCAATTGACTTATTGAGTTATGCCCAACAAAACCATCAAGACATGGTGAAAATTAACGCCACGCTGTTGTCTGTGTCTGGAACTGATGCGAAACGTGGCTTGCAATATTTGAATGATGCGGTTGCGGCTAAGCAAGCCAAATTTAATAAGATCATTGTGGCTTTTGATAATGATGTCGCAGGATTTAAAGCCGCAGATTACTTTGATCGATTTAGTTTTAAAAATCCAATTACTGGTGAAGCGATTGAAGCAGAGCGTCATATTCCCTTACAAGGCAAAGATTGGAACGAACAATTGAAAGCAGGAGTTACAGGGCGGCGCGTTATGAGTATGACGGATAATGCTAATCGCTTAGATGCCTTAGAAAAACTTGCAGTGCAAGAGACACAAACCGGTAAACCAGATTATGTGGATGTCAAAATGAGTACCATTCAACCTGTTAAGCCAGCAGTTGACGAAAAAACACCGAAAAAGAGTAAAGAACGTCGTTCCAAAGCTGATCGTCGTAAGGAAAATGCTTTGAAGAATAAGCAGATAATTCAAGAGGCAATGGGAAAGGTGGCCAAGTACCAACAAGATCCCGCTGAACTTAAAAAGCTCCTTGACTTTACCGCGACTGGCTTAAATTATTCGGCTCGTAATTCAATGTTGATTCAACTACAAAATCCAAAAGCCACCTTGTTGAAAGGCTACAAACAATGGTCTGCTGATGGCATCCAAGTTAATAAGGGTGAAAAGGGCATCAAAATATTTGGCGCCCCAACCAACTTAAAAACAATCATTGCTGCCAATGGCGAAAAAATACGCTGGTCTGATGCGACACCTGAACAAAAGCAATTAGCCAATAACAAGCAATTGGAAGTCCGCAGTGTTAAACATTATCCAGTCGAAACCGTGTTTGATGTTCGCCAAACGAATGCCACAGCTGAGCAATTGCCAAGTATGTTACCGAATCGTCCAATTGACTTAGCCACTGATAAAAGTCCAAAACATTTGGATGCGGCCTATAAAACGTTGTTGACGTTCGCCGACAAGCTTAAAGTGCCCGTCATTGACCAAGGTGTGGACGAACAAATTGCCAAGCGGCCAATGACCTGGCAAGGGCAAGCAAAAGGTGCTTTTGTCCAATCAAAAACTAATAAGGATGAAAAATATATTCTGTTGCGCAGTGATCTTACCCCAACCGATAAAATTCACACCTTAGCGCATGAAATAGCGCACGCGCAGCTTCATTCCTTGCAAAGTCAAAATAATTGGCCCACAGCCATTAAAGAAACGCAGGCAGAGTTATCCAGCTATGTGATTACTAAAAACTTAGGCATTGAGCCTGGTGAGAAAAGCGTTGATTATATTGCGGGTTGGTCAAAGAATTTAAAGGCGCTAGAGGGTCAAAACACTGGCAAGATCATTAGTCAGGCACTCAAAGCTAGTACCGATGTTACTCAGTATCTATCGGATAACTTGAGCAACGGTGAAGTTCGTCAGCCAAAAACAACAAAATTGCTTAAGCCTGATAAGTTAGCGGTTGTCGAACAAAACTATCAGGCCATTAATCAAACAAGTACACGACACATATAAAAGGAGCAAACACATGTCACAAGAAAACATTCAAGAAGTTACAGGTTTTATCACAGGCATTACAAAGTCTGCTGAAGTTAATATTTTATCCTTCCAAGAAAAGGGTCAACCAGGTGCCATTGCTTTGACAATTGAAACCAGGCGCTACCACGAATTATTTCCAGCAGGCGATCCAATTTTAGGTATTGAAATGGTGGCCGTATTACAACAAGTTGGCAAGAAATTACAAGTGGTCTCAATTTATGATCCCGAAGGTGGTTTTATTGCCGCTGATGAGGTGCCAGAACTTGGCCAATTGAATCATCAATTAGATGATGTCAAAAGCACTGATGTCTACACAAGTTTAATCGCTGACCGACAAAAAGCAGTCGATCACATTGATGCGAGTACAAGCGAATTAGAAGAATTAGCCAGAGAGCATGATGCTGCAATTCAAGTCCCTGAAAGCAAGACGAATTATGGTGATCCCGTCACCGACCAGGGAGGAAATGAATGATTGAATTAAAACACAACAATTCCACACCATACCTTGATCGCTATACAACAGACATTAGTGTCAAAGTGATGTCTGATCCAGAAAAATATCATGCCTACGAACGTGAAAGTATTACGCGTCGTATCATGGTCTCCTTGATGAAACAGATTCAAAATGCGCCTTTATTAGTTGGGCTACCTGGCGTTGGTAAAACAGCCATTGTAGAGGATTTGGCACGCCAATTGTTAAGCACCTCAGTTTCTTCCCTCAAAGGCAAACACTTAGTTCAAATTAGTTTGGCCAACTTGATGAAAAGCAGTGATGGTGAGTCATTTGCGCATAAATTCCAAGCCATCATTGATGAATTAATTGTCAATAAAGACACTGTAATTGCTTTTATTGATGAAATTCATCAAATTGTTGGTACTGGTGCTGAAACATCAGGCAGTTCATTGGATGCGGGTAATATTATCAAACCAGCTCTGAGTCGTGATGACCTCCAAATTATTGGAGCAACGACTACGAAAGAATTTCACGAATATGTGGCGCGTGATGGCGCACTGATGCGGCGATTTGATTTGATTGAAGTGCCAGAACTGAGCTTTGAACAAACGAAACGTGTTTTAGCTAAAGTCGCCCTACAACTAAATAACGGCATTGAAGTGCCAGAAATAGTACAAGACAGAATTATGGCACTATCACAACGCTATATCACTGACCGTTACTTTCCTGAAAAGGCAATTATGTTGCTAGATGGCGCGTTAAGTGTCGCACGACTGGATAATCATCGAACGCTGTCAAATCAAGACGTAGCTACGATTATCCATGATGACTATCATGTGCCTGAATATGTCATTAATCAGACGATTGATGAACGATTATTGAACTTGTTACCAAGACTAAAAAGCCAGGTGATTGGTCAAGACACAGCCTTAGAAAAAGTTGCGATGAAACTGACTAATCGTGAGGCAGGACTAGCTGACACCTCAAAGCCTGAGTCATTTCTCTTTATGGGGCCAACAGGTGTTGGTAAGACTGAGACAGCCAAGCAACTAGCGCTAAATCTATTTGGCAACGCTCCAAACTTTATTCGCTTTGATATGTCAGAGTTTAAGTTTGCAGGGACTAGCCTAGAAAGATTTAAAGATCAACTCACGACTAGAGTCAGGCACACGCCTTATGCCGTATTATTGTTGGATGAAATTGAAAAGGCAGATCCAGAAGTCATGGATTTGCTTTTGCAGGTCTTAGATGATGGTCGTTTGAGTGATGAATATGGGCGGGTCATTAACTTTAAAGACTTAGTCATTGTAATGACAACTAACTCAGGGGCCACAGCAGTGATGAATCGTGATGCTAAATCAGATGCTGTTAAAGAAGACAAAAAGCGTCAAGCAAACTTTGAAGAACAACTCGAAATTGCCTTGCAAAGTGATGGTTACCGTCCTGAGTTTATCGCTAGAATTGGTGCCATTATTGTCTTTGATGTCTTAAAGATGGCGGATATGGTGCGAATTGTTGAACTAAAATTGTCACGACTCAATCAACAAGCACAAGAGAGCGGCTTCAATATTGTTTTTGACACACAAGAAGTAGCGCGTTATATTCCATCTTTTGACCTGGGCTTTGAGTATCTAAATGGTACACAGGAAGTCAGCTCACCAATTGCCAACTACATCGCAGACGTTGGTTATAAACCATCGCGAGGTGTCAGACCAATTGATGACACGATTGCTACGTATGTGAGTGATCCAGTGTCTGCCGCAATTATCCAAAAGCGACAAGGACTAGGACAGGACTTTGATACTTTCATCTTTAGAGCCATTGGTAATCCACCATCTTTGACAAGTCCTTATGGTGAATGGCAAGTTGTGGTTTCCACAGCTAAGGAGGCAGCAGACAATGAAGCTATTTAAAAAAGATTATCGTGCCGAAAGACAATTTATGCGCGAGAGTTACATTCGTTGGCGTGGTCGTCCCTGGTTCTTATGGCTGTATGGCATTATAGCAACTATTGGAGTGATATTCATATCGCTTTACGTCACTATTATGGTTGACTTGTTGGTTAGAGTTGTTGGCCCATATATTCAAGCCTTCAAGTTCTATATGCAAAGTGGTGTCGCTCAATGGCCAGAATTCAACGATGTCATGAACATGACCGCCACGGTGCTCAATCCACTCAATATTTTCACCATTCTCTTTAGGCTCACTTTAGTGACAGGTATTGTGTTGATTCTGTGCCTGTTACTACTAATCAAAAAATATGTCTTCCAACGTATTTATGACTGGTATCAATTGTTTAGAGACCAAACGCGTAATACTAACCGTTTTGCGGAAGTCCGTGAGGTGGATAAAGTTTATAAATTGATTCCTGATCGCAATAAGAATTTTAAGGGTCGCCCAGGCCAACCAGTGCTGCACACACAAGGATACACCCTCGAATTCTTTATGATTCATCCGTTCCTGTGGGCGTGGCAATGGGTTAAGCGGCCACTAGGTATGAATTCACTAGAATTTAGCGGGGTGTACAAAAAAATACGTCCCGTTTTACTGGAACGTTTGCCAAAGCTATTTGAAAAGCAACTGAATGTTCAAGGCGGTTTTGATGGCTTTTACTGGGTAGACACCAGTAACACCCATTCCAAGACAACTGGGATGACGCGTTCCTCAAAAGACCAAATGCGTGGGTATACCCTAATTGACATCATTCGTCGTGCCGAAATCAAATGGAACATTATTGATACTGATGCCAAAAACGAAGATGCCAAAATGAGCTACAAGTCCTTACGCACAGCAGGTTATGACGTGAAATTACTCAATATCATGGAGCCAAGTGAGTCTGAGTCCTGGAATCCACTTGAAATAGCGATTGATTATGCCTTTGATGGTGATTGGGACAGTGCCAATACGGAACTACGTAAGGTTGTACAAGTCATTGGTGGTTCCAGTGGTGAAGAAAGTAGCCACAAGGATATTTGGGATAGTGCCGCTGAAAGTACCATTCAAGCAGTCATGCTCACGGTGCTCGATATTGCTGTACGTCACCAGGACAAATCAATGGTAACCATCTCAAACGTCTTGCA
The Leuconostoc suionicum genome window above contains:
- a CDS encoding ArdC-like ssDNA-binding domain-containing protein → MAISKEERAQLKLLPIRGYCDWKGIPYTTETPTELRMVDHDSLVVRTKLNRFVWNSTGVKGDLVDFIHYYELGKSDGDSKGAAIKNQLAYARFVKGENIDVSKLYEDNTPRYKFDYDKVFKTQETNVSKDYLVNQRKLNPQFVDNLLKSGAVVQGSRYREGDKLHQNPVIFPWKDVNGKIVGADRQGTEQDFEHYKKRGTSKKIFAGSDTSTGYNLSFGSGNKTLILFESPIDLLSYAQQNHQDMVKINATLLSVSGTDAKRGLQYLNDAVAAKQAKFNKIIVAFDNDVAGFKAADYFDRFSFKNPITGEAIEAERHIPLQGKDWNEQLKAGVTGRRVMSMTDNANRLDALEKLAVQETQTGKPDYVDVKMSTIQPVKPAVDEKTPKKSKERRSKADRRKENALKNKQIIQEAMGKVAKYQQDPAELKKLLDFTATGLNYSARNSMLIQLQNPKATLLKGYKQWSADGIQVNKGEKGIKIFGAPTNLKTIIAANGEKIRWSDATPEQKQLANNKQLEVRSVKHYPVETVFDVRQTNATAEQLPSMLPNRPIDLATDKSPKHLDAAYKTLLTFADKLKVPVIDQGVDEQIAKRPMTWQGQAKGAFVQSKTNKDEKYILLRSDLTPTDKIHTLAHEIAHAQLHSLQSQNNWPTAIKETQAELSSYVITKNLGIEPGEKSVDYIAGWSKNLKALEGQNTGKIISQALKASTDVTQYLSDNLSNGEVRQPKTTKLLKPDKLAVVEQNYQAINQTSTRHI
- a CDS encoding AAA family ATPase, with protein sequence MIELKHNNSTPYLDRYTTDISVKVMSDPEKYHAYERESITRRIMVSLMKQIQNAPLLVGLPGVGKTAIVEDLARQLLSTSVSSLKGKHLVQISLANLMKSSDGESFAHKFQAIIDELIVNKDTVIAFIDEIHQIVGTGAETSGSSLDAGNIIKPALSRDDLQIIGATTTKEFHEYVARDGALMRRFDLIEVPELSFEQTKRVLAKVALQLNNGIEVPEIVQDRIMALSQRYITDRYFPEKAIMLLDGALSVARLDNHRTLSNQDVATIIHDDYHVPEYVINQTIDERLLNLLPRLKSQVIGQDTALEKVAMKLTNREAGLADTSKPESFLFMGPTGVGKTETAKQLALNLFGNAPNFIRFDMSEFKFAGTSLERFKDQLTTRVRHTPYAVLLLDEIEKADPEVMDLLLQVLDDGRLSDEYGRVINFKDLVIVMTTNSGATAVMNRDAKSDAVKEDKKRQANFEEQLEIALQSDGYRPEFIARIGAIIVFDVLKMADMVRIVELKLSRLNQQAQESGFNIVFDTQEVARYIPSFDLGFEYLNGTQEVSSPIANYIADVGYKPSRGVRPIDDTIATYVSDPVSAAIIQKRQGLGQDFDTFIFRAIGNPPSLTSPYGEWQVVVSTAKEAADNEAI